A window from Malassezia restricta chromosome I, complete sequence encodes these proteins:
- a CDS encoding zinc finger protein has product MDLLELLESDCFGSSRPYKCTHAPCTKSFARRSDLQRHMRTHTQERPYACPFAGCEKRFIQRSALSVHINVHTGERPFVCSECLKAFADTSSLARHRRTHSGRRPYKCQVLGCEKEFCRRTTLTKHMQRVHPEEDHPMTPSSVLTFPHMPPMPPTTAIKNVPGPPTSAPVSAPSMVPMLSFLPPPTTPVSNKSGTTLPPAMNTESCLPSSVQVHHRMSVQVPTPAVPLTSSPSVGGSSMTASPYCWTSPLTSTFPHTPMSAPLYLPFQTASSSLPLDEKQAPPRYPCLEYS; this is encoded by the exons ATGGACTTACTCG AGCTCCTTGAATCTGACTGCTTTGGTTCTTCTCGGCCATACAAGTGCACACacgcgccatgcaccaAGTCGttcgcgcggcgctcagACTTGCAGCGGCATATGCGCACGCATACACAAGAGCGGCCGTATGCTTGTCCGTTTGCGGGATGCGAGAAGCGCTTTATTCAACGCAGTGCTTTGTCTGTGCACATCAATGTCCATACAGGTGAGCGTCCATTTGTATGTTCTGAATGCCTCAAGGCCTTTGCAGATACAAGTTCTCTCGCCCGGCATCGGCGCACGCATTCGGGGCGTCGCCCGTATAAATGCCAAGTACTCGGCTGCGAAAAAGAGTTCtgccgacgcacgacgctcacgAAACATATGCAGCGGGTGCACCCAGAGGAAGATCACCCCATGACGCCATCATCTGTACTCACCTTTCCACACATGCCGCCTATGCCACCCACGACCGCAATCAAGAATGTACCAGGTCCGCCCACGTCGGCACCAGTAAGTGCCCCGTCGATGGTGCCTATGCTATCGTTTTTGCCACCTCCCACGACGCCCGTGTCGAACAAATCAGGCACGACCCTACCACCAGCCATGAACACAGAATCTTGCTTACCTTCATCCGTGCAGGTCCATCATCGCATGAGCGTTCAAGTTCCTACGCCCGCGGTGCCACTAACATCCTCACCGAGCGTAGGAGGCTCGAGCATGACCGCGTCACCCTACTGCTGGACCTCTCCACTCACGTCCACGTTCCCCCATACGCCCATGTCAGCGCCCTTATATTTGCCCTTCCAGACAGCATCTTCATCGCTGCCCTTGGATGAAAAACAGGCCCCCCCTAGGTATCCTTGTCTCGAATACTCATAG
- a CDS encoding serine/threonine-protein kinase receptor-associated protein — MTDPVPRKSVPLTCHGHTRPVVHLEYSERQDDGTFLLLSSCKDGSPMLRDWVGDWVGTFLGHKGAVWSAKLNGGDAARAVTGSADFSAKVWDTYTGECLHTFTHGHIVRSVAVDSDATNVITGGNEKKLRLFDLQKPSTNADDAQLFRARFDNNATHEGLIRSVVLGRGSSQNILVTASEDKLIQWWDLRTMEPVHDMILDEPFVSMERCVGAFGEYVTVTAGHDAMFIDLATHEVVKRHTLDVPPSSIYLHPTTAHTFVAGSTADEWVRIYEYESGKELDLNKGHHGPVHCVSYTPDGEAAASGSEDGTIRLWQTTPGKKYGLWS; from the exons ATGACGGACCCTGTTCCACGCAAG TCGGTACCCCTGACTTGCCATGGTCACACGCGACCTGTGGTGCACTTGGAATATTCAGAGAGGCAGGACGATGGGACGTTTCTGCTACTGTCGAGCTGCAAAGACGGTAGTCCCATGCTGCGCGATTGGGTTGGCGACTGGGTAGGGACATTCTTGGGCCACAAAGGTGCTGTATGGAGTGCCAAACTCAACGGAGgagatgcggcgcgtgccgtcACAGGCAGTGCTGATTTCTCGGCCAAAGTATGGGATACGTATACGGGCGAATGCTTGCATACATTCACACACGGCCATATTGTTCGAAGCGTTGCTGTTGACTCGGATGCGACCAATGTGATCACAGGTGGAAACGAAAAAAAACTGCGTCTCTTTGATTTACAGAAGCCAAGCACGAATGCAGACGACGCGCAGCTATTTCGAGCGCGCTTTGACAACAACGCAACGCACGAAGGACTCATTCGCAGTGTTGTTCTTGGGCGCGGCTCGTCTCAGAATATTTTGGTCACTGCATCAGAGGACAAGCTCATTCAATGGTGGGACCTGAGGACCATGGAGCCCGTGCACGACATGATACTGGACGAGCCGTTCGTGTCTATGGAGCGGTGCGTCGGTGCCTTTGGCGAATATGTCACGGTCACAGCAGGACATGACGCCATGTTCATCGACTTGGCCACTCACGAAGTGGTCAAGCGGCACACGTTGgacgtgccgccgtcgtccaTATACCTGCATcccacgacggcgcatACATTTGTGGCTGGTTCCACGGCGGACGAGTGGGTCAGGATCTACGAGTACGAGAGTGGGAAAGAGCTCGATTTGAACAAAGGGCATCACGGCCCCGTTCATTGCGTCAGCTATACGCCTGATGGCGAAGCGGCCGCAAGTGGGAGCGAGGATG GCACGATTCGATTGTGGCAGACCACACCAGGGAAGAAGTATGGACTTTGGTCGTGA
- a CDS encoding cell cycle checkpoint protein codes for MSDPVGRVLSASIVDISALFQALVSLDSSINAKFTLSESGVEVVTSSPVSQAHAYLYAGMFDVFDFHAPENWLEREQQRAPEPDADVTLQPCVSFELHMKKFIEVINVLSTRKSMTKDQATMLIKYDGVGEPLYLALKHPGGGVAFEMRTLDMPIVADIPFESDKTQAQLIMDSNTLLPYWREAVQNAKDTIHIAFYPSHGASKGRLELSTENEIGTSDVVIPYDDAIMEKFTCHTPVRRRYQLTPTKAIGLSATFSNKTSLRVDVNGILSAQFMIQRTVPVTVAHTDPQLFFVDHKICPLE; via the exons ATGTCCGATCCAGTGGGACGAGTATTGTCGGCCAGTATTGTGGACATAAGCGCGCTGTTTCAGGCACTCGTGTCCCTTGACTCGAGCATA AACGCTAAATTCACATTATCGGAATCAGGCGTAGAGGTGGTAACTTCGTCACCCGTGTCACAGG CCCATGCATATCTGTATGCCGGCATGTTCGATGTATTTGACTTTCATGCTCCAGAAAACTGGCTCGAGCGagagcagcagcgtgctcCGGAGCCTGATGCCGACGTGACGCTTCAGCCGTGTGTATCGTTCGAATTGCACATGAAGAAGTTTATCGAAGTCATTAACGTACTTTCAACGCGTAAGAGCATGACGAAAGATCAAGCTACCATGTTGATCAAATATGATGGCGTCGGAGAGCCACTGTACCTCGCATTAAAACACCCGGGAGGAGGCGTCGCTTTTGAAATGCGGACACTCGACATGCCCATCGTGGCTGATATTCCGTTCGAGTCAGATAAGACGCAGGCGCAGTTGATAATGGATTCAAACACGTTACTGCCATATTGGCGCGAAGCCGTTCAAAACGCCAAAGATACCATTCACATCGCCTTTTATCCATCACACGGCGCATCGAAGGGGCGCCTGGAGCTTAGCACGGAGAACGAGATCGGCACGTCGGATGTGGTGATTCCATACGACGACGCTATTATGGAAAAATTTACTTGCCATACACCGGTTCGGCGCAGATATCAACTGACACCCACGAAAGCCATTGGACTCTCTGCCACCTTCTCCAACAAAACCTCTCTTCGAGTGGATGTTAACGGCATCCTTAGTGCGCAATTCATGATACAGAGGACTGTACCCGTGACTGTGGCGCACACAGATCCACAACTGTTTTTTGTCGATCACAAAATTTGTCCTCTCGAGTAG
- a CDS encoding SNARE domain protein, whose translation MSTGDATAAAIVDLEIPEATQRFQSLWNSTFGMIQERNRLAHELETSADTQDHAFLRTFPYFARNKSIMKHMCTLMQALDTWKKRASASDSRVPTMEQLDAWTATVAQLLELLSETGQTMNDPHGSEMVQELRSKYPSALEARKKSEDHGSRLDLIQSMADIPTSRFSTSQGNYAEREASALFAQNEAWNDQERHLEQLNASISRQHNISLRMNEELELQTGIIGRLDTDVESTGLRLGGASTRLERFRESVKEHGSLWTIFVCIVILILLIAWVK comes from the coding sequence atgtcgacggGAGATGCCACGGCTGCGGCCATCGTTGATTTGGAGATACCAGAAGCAACTCAGCGTTTTCAATCATTATGGAACTCAACATTTGGTATGATCCAAGAGCGCAACCGTCTAGCGCACGAGCTAGAGACATCGGCAGACACACAGGATCATGCATTTCTGCGGACTTTTCCGTACTTTGCGCGCAACAAATCCATTATGAAGCACATGTGCACACTTATGCAAGCGCTTGATACCTGGAAGAAACGTGCATCGGCTTCGGACTCACGCGTACCGACGATGGAGCAGTTAGATGCGTGGACGGCCACCGTGGCGCAGTTATTAGAGCTTCTCTCAGAGACAGGTCAGACCATGAATGACCCTCACGGATCGGAGATGGTACAGGAGCTGCGTTCTAAATACCCCTCTGctctcgaggcgcgcaagAAGAGTGAAGACCACGGATCAAGATTGGACCTGATTCAGTCGATGGCGGACATACCAACGTCCAGGTTCTCTACGTCTCAAGGCAATTATgctgagcgcgaggcgtcgGCACTTTTTGCACAAAATGAAGCATGGAATGATCAGGAACGGCACTTGGAACAACTGAATGCCTCTATTTCGCGGCAGCACAATATTAGTCTTCGCATGAATGAAGAATTAGAACTCCAGACCGGTATCATCGGCCGCCTCGACACGGATGTCGAGTCGACTGGATTACGCCTCGGAGGCGCCAGCACTCGGCTAGAACGTTTTCGTGAGAGTGTGAAAGAACATGGATCTCTATGGACGATCTTTGTGTGCATTGTGATTTTAATTTTGCTGATTGCATGGGTCAAATAG
- a CDS encoding DNA repair protein RAD51, with product MASTEPVEAEPEYDEMEDDMMGPLPVSKMEEFGISAADCKKLKEAGYHTLESVAFTPKKSLLLIKGMSEQKVDKILSEAAKLVPLGFTTATEYHQRRSDLITITTGSPALDLVIGGGMETGSITELFGEFRTGKSQICHTLAVTCQLPVDMGGGEGKCMYIDTESTFRPVRLLAVAERFGLDGQEVLDNVAYARAYNADHQLDLLVQAAAMMAESRFALLIVDSLTSLYRTDFSGRGELSARQTHLAKFLRTLMRLADEFGVAVVVTNQVVAQVDNAGFGGMDTKKPIGGNIVAHASTTRLSLRKGRGNQRICRVVDSPSLPEAEAVFAIKPEGIADPDD from the exons ATGGCATCCACGGAGCCTGTCGAGGCTGAGCCGGAGTATGATGAGATGGAAGATGACATGATGGGGCCACTTCCCGTCTCCAAAATGGAG GAGTTTGGCATATCCGCTGCGGACTGCAAGAAGCTGAAAGAGGCCGGCTACCATACTCTTGAGAGCGTAGCATTCACGCCCAAAAAGTCGCTTTTGCTAATCAAGGGCATGTCTGAACAAAAGGTGGATAAGATTCTTAGTGAGGCGGCCAAATTAGTGCCGCTTGGTTTTACGACAGCGACAGAATACCACCAGCGGCGCTCAGACCTCATCACAATCACTACAGGGTCACCCGCCCTGGACCTAGTTATTGGTGGTGGCATGGAGACGGGCAGCATCACCGAATTGTTCGGCGAGTTCCGAACAGGTAAGAGCCAAATCTGTCATACATTGGCCGTGACATGCCAACTTCCTGTGGATATGGGTGGTGGTGAAGGCAAGTGCATGTACATTGATACGGAATCGACCTTTCGTCCCGTACGTCTACTGGCTGTGGCGGAGCGTTTCGGACTAGACGGACAAGAGGTGCTTGACAATGTCGCGTACGCACGTGCGTACAATGCAGACCACCAGCTGGATctgctcgtgcaggccgCGGCGATGATGGCAGAATCGCGCTTTGCACTGCTTATTGTGGACTCACTCACCTCGCTATATCGCACGGACTTTTCGGGACGTGGCGAACTGTCGGCGCGTCAGACGCACCTGGCCAAATTCCTACGTACTCTTATGCGTCTTGCAGATGAGTTTGGTGTGGCTGTGGTGGTCACGAATCAAGTCGTTGCGCAGGTCGACAACGCGGGATTCGGTGGCATGGATACCAAGAAGCCCATTGGAGGCAATATTGTCGCACATGCTTCTACTACTCGTCTGTCTCTCCGCAAAGGTCGTGGCAATCAACGTATTtgccgcgtcgtcgactCGCCATCGCTTCCAGAAGCAGAAGCTGTGTTTGCCATTAAGCCAGAAGGCATTGCAGACCCC GACGATTAA
- a CDS encoding amino acid transporter translates to MHKASLSASISSLTNTIIGSGMLALPSAFATMGWFLGSFFILFCAATTLFGLVLVKLSCDKIDKKASGFYDLMFRINPYKMWIIDLVIGVKCYGVTISYLIIGGTLMPQVVLSLSNSLGISSAQVPNILINKYFWYMVVVSCMIPICSVRHLKSLSMVGYLNMMAVAYIVAIMTYFSLAPDSWHLLPMPGPVVAVKWGKEALRTFPIILFAYTCSQNIIPVYNELYNSTLERTSIVTFTSVLSCAFVYLFVGLVGYFSFGAHVGNNVMAMYPDKGLFVGLGKLCVVLLAITSYPMQLYPSRASLLSLSRSWSYKPTIRTNEDGTEVVPLLPEESHSVVDSMSSLWFYGVTLAEILSGVLIALLIDDLSIVLGFVGALGSTTISFIVPAYVYCMLHANDTTHWLYRASLALGVYGVVVLLLAFGANVYKLL, encoded by the coding sequence ATGCACAAAGCAAGCTTATCGGCGAGCATAAGCAGCCTGACCAACACAATTATTGGTTCAGGCATGCTGGCCCTGCCTAGTGCATTTGCCACAATGGGTTGGTTTTTGGGCAGTTTTTTTATCTTGTTTTGTGCAGCTACGACACTCTTTGGCCTCGTTCTTGTGAAACTTTCTTGCGATAAAATTGACAAAAAAGCCAGCGGATTCTATGATCTTATGTTTCGCATCAATCCATATAAAATGTGGATTATTGACTTGGTCATTGGTGTCAAATGCTACGGTGTTACTATATCGTACTTGATTATTGGGGGGACGCTTATGCCACAAGTCGTCCTGAGCCTTTCTAACTCGCTTGGCATAAGCTCTGCGCAAGTGCCTAATATATTAATCAACAAGTACTTTTGGTACATGGTCGTGGTGTCCTGCATGATCCCCATCTGCTCCGTTCGTCACCTCAAGTCACTTAGTATGGTTGGATATCTTAATATGATGGCCGTTGCCTATATTGTGGCAATCATGACCTACTTTTCCTTGGCACCTGACTCTTGGCATTTGCTGCCGATGCCAGGTCCAGTCGTGGCCGTTAAATGGGGCAAAGAAGCCCTGCGCACGTTTCCCATTATTTTGTTCGCCTACACATGCTCCCAAAACATTATTCCCGTGTACAATGAGCTCTACAATAGCACGCTAGAGCGTACATCTATCGTGACGTTCACATCTGTGCTATCTTGTGCTTTTGTATACCTTTTTGTGGGTCTTGTGGGTTACTTTTCGTTTGGGGCCCACGTAGGCAATAATGTGATGGCCATGTATCCTGATAAGGGCCTCTTTGTAGGCCTGGGAAAACTATGTGtcgtgcttcttgccatcACGAGCTATCCAATGCAGTTGTACCCATCACGGGCGAGTCTTTTGAGTCTGTCTCGCTCTTGGTCGTACAAACCGACGATACGCACAAATGAGGACGGCACAGAAGTAGTGCCACTATTACCGGAAGAGTCACACTCTGTGGTAGACTCAATGTCATCACTATGGTTCTACGGCGTCACTCTCGCAGAAATCTTGTCCGGCGTACTAATTGCGCTGCTAATTGATGACCTGTCCATCGTATTGGGCTTTGTGGGTGCCCTTGGCAGCACAACCATTTCATTTATCGTACCTGCTTATGTGTACTGCATGCTTCATGCTAACGACACCACGCACTGGCTTTACCGCGCATCACTTGCGCTAGGTGTATACGGTGTGGTTGTCTTGTTGTTAGCGTTTGGCGCGAATGTTTACAAGCTTCTCTAA
- a CDS encoding ATP adenylyltransferase, protein MTAAKLQHIPQLVRQQYVAAIEAGDAFFFESDVRIVRGQNVQRPVPWQIRIVPALLKKPKAPVSAEEEVRPKQNQVDVFAPPYVPNLLVKELDDFTVLLNKYCVLPHHYLLVTRDFVSQEKPPSPSMLALVYSMITSHTPSSDGAELLGFFNCGPNSGASQPHCHFQLVELTPSENATKAVPIEHMLDTQSAPDEDKEEILGLAVPWRHFVARLEPPSDPEKLENYFGKRFSHLLEAMFSLALEKNDENKGRPNFNVLLTRHFMHLIPRRNETFDMKEAGWEEYGPGGHPPKYTGRLSINALGYAGLLLTRHASELDALYASSNDERIVQVLTHTGVPL, encoded by the exons ATGACTGCAGCCAAGTTGCAACATATTCCCCAACTTGTGAGACAGCAATATGTGGCTGCCATCGAGGCTGGCGACGCATTTTTTTTCGAGTCGGACGTCCGCATTGTGAGGGGCCAAAATGTCCAGAGACCTGTGCCATGGCAAATTCGAATCGTGCCGGCGCTCTTGAAGAAGCCCAAAGCACCAGTCTCAGCGGAAGAAGAGGTGCGTCCTAAGCAGAATCAAGTGGACGTGTTTGCGCCTCCGTATGTGCCTAATCTTCTTGTAAAGGAGCTTGATGACTTCACCGTGTTGCTCAACAAGTATTGTGTCCTGCCGCACCACTACTTATTGGTGACGCGCGATTTTGTCTCGCAGGAAAAGCCGCCCTCACCAAGTATGCTCGCACTCGTATACAGCATGATAACATCACACACGCCGTCTAGCGATGGTGCTGAGCTCCTCGGCTTCTTTAATTGTGGTCCAAACAGTGGTGCTTCACAACCACATTGCCACTTCCAGCTTGTTGAGCTTACGCCTTCGGAGAATGCTACCAAAGCCGTGCCCATTGAGCACATGCTAGATACGCAAAGCGCTCCTGATGAAGATAAGGAAGAAATTTTAGGACTGGCTGTACCATGGCGCCACTTTGTGGCGCGATTGGAGCCGCCCAGTGACCCTGAAAAGCTGGAAAACTACTTTGGGAAACGATTTTCTCACCTCCTTGAGGCCATGTTTAGTTTGGCTTTGGAGAAGAACGATGAGAACAAGGGCCGACCTAACTTTAATGTGCTCTTGACGCGGCATTTTATGCATCTGATTCCCAGACGCAACGAGACGTTTGATATGAAGGAAGCGGGCTGGGAAGAGTATGGACCCGGTGGCCATCCACCCAAGTACACGGGCAGACTGAGCATAAATGCATTAG GGTATGCAGGACTGCTGCTGACGAGGCACGCTTCGGAGTTGGACGCTCTGTACGCCTCCTCGAACGATGAACGCATTGTCCAGGTATTAACACATACTGGTGTGCCATTATAA